Proteins from a genomic interval of Pyramidobacter porci:
- a CDS encoding alanine racemase: MKITALDTPSLLIDREIMRDNMQFMLDYAARHGVRLRPHAKTHKMPAVARLQVEMGARGIAVAKVGEAEAMAAAGLDDIFIANEIVGVQKWERIRALAQRGVKVGFGVDSLEALPGIQKVFSGADRPAEVLIEIEVGERRSGVIEENDFTALLAAIRRCSAMRFKGIFSHDGNSYSAKDREDLIRIAVGAQERTLRFARLAAAAGMPCEIVSYGATPTFMNEVPILGGITELRPGTFIFMDASQGHAIGTLARCAATVLATVISRPTAERVILDVGAKGLTMQRRSEGVCATPGHGTLLEHPGVHIDKVFDEHAIINNAAFREKVRVGDRVRVVPVHICPVCNLYEYAYLVSGGEVIDHFPVSARGKLQ, encoded by the coding sequence GTGAAAATCACCGCACTCGATACGCCGTCGCTGCTGATCGATCGCGAGATCATGCGGGACAACATGCAGTTCATGCTCGACTACGCCGCCCGCCACGGCGTCAGGCTGCGACCGCACGCCAAGACGCACAAGATGCCCGCCGTGGCGCGCCTGCAGGTGGAAATGGGCGCGCGCGGCATCGCCGTGGCCAAAGTCGGCGAAGCCGAAGCCATGGCCGCCGCAGGGCTGGACGACATCTTCATCGCCAACGAAATCGTCGGCGTGCAGAAATGGGAGCGCATCCGCGCCCTGGCGCAGCGCGGCGTGAAGGTCGGCTTCGGCGTCGACAGCCTCGAGGCGCTGCCCGGCATCCAAAAAGTTTTTTCCGGCGCCGACCGTCCCGCCGAAGTGCTGATCGAGATCGAAGTGGGCGAGCGGCGCTCGGGCGTCATCGAGGAAAACGATTTCACCGCTTTGCTGGCGGCGATCCGCCGGTGTTCCGCGATGCGGTTCAAAGGGATCTTTTCGCACGACGGCAACAGCTATAGCGCCAAAGACCGCGAGGATCTGATCCGCATCGCCGTCGGCGCGCAGGAACGCACGCTGCGCTTCGCCCGCCTCGCCGCGGCGGCCGGCATGCCCTGCGAGATCGTCAGTTACGGGGCCACGCCGACCTTCATGAACGAAGTGCCGATCCTCGGCGGCATCACCGAGCTGCGTCCCGGCACGTTCATCTTCATGGACGCCTCGCAAGGACACGCCATCGGCACGCTGGCGCGCTGCGCCGCCACCGTACTGGCGACGGTGATCAGCCGCCCTACGGCGGAACGCGTCATCCTCGACGTCGGTGCCAAAGGGCTGACCATGCAGCGCCGCAGCGAAGGCGTCTGTGCCACGCCGGGACACGGCACGCTGCTCGAACATCCCGGCGTGCACATCGACAAAGTCTTCGACGAGCACGCCATCATCAACAACGCGGCGTTCCGCGAGAAAGTGCGCGTCGGCGACCGTGTGCGCGTCGTCC
- a CDS encoding sodium-dependent transporter, with the protein MTREKDVARGQWRSKFGFLMAAIGSAVGLGNLWGFPYKMGKSGGGAFLVVYLAVVLLVGVVIMLGELALGRKTGKGAVEAYQAVSKKFAWVGYLGVASPFIILAFYNVLGGMVLKYMVAFVESMFSGGANFANIKSGAYFGEFICNGSDMLLYLAIFELLNIVIVMSGVESGIERFNKYAIPALAIILAGLAVYVYTFPGAEKGLDFMFKPNFAVFSDPEIGFFKVLKTAAGQMFFSLSLGMGVMITYGSYLSKEQDLSREMYIIPLADTIIAVLAGMVVMPACFAFGLAPAGGPSLLFVSLHEVFVTGMGGFSGSFVGFLFYFLVFLAAISSSMSLLEVCVACLLDRQIRKGKAPTRAATTIVLALVLFVVSLPVALDGLGSNVAGGAAMNSPGVMMGLKKIPVAFDCWLDFYDMLSEGVMMPLGSLLMSVMFGWVLGTKVIADEVALTPGKKLRFEWLVDLCFKFIVPVILVVVLLAQLQDFGLI; encoded by the coding sequence ATGACACGTGAAAAGGATGTTGCAAGAGGGCAGTGGAGGTCCAAGTTCGGCTTCTTGATGGCGGCGATCGGTTCTGCCGTAGGCTTGGGCAATCTCTGGGGATTCCCCTATAAGATGGGAAAAAGCGGCGGCGGGGCGTTCCTGGTCGTGTACCTGGCGGTGGTTCTGTTGGTCGGCGTTGTCATTATGCTTGGAGAGTTGGCCCTGGGGCGCAAGACCGGTAAGGGCGCCGTGGAAGCCTATCAGGCTGTCTCGAAGAAGTTCGCCTGGGTGGGATATCTGGGCGTGGCTTCGCCGTTTATCATTCTCGCTTTTTACAACGTCTTGGGCGGCATGGTCTTGAAGTACATGGTCGCTTTCGTCGAATCGATGTTCTCGGGGGGCGCAAATTTCGCGAACATCAAGAGCGGCGCTTACTTTGGAGAGTTCATCTGCAACGGCTCCGACATGCTCCTCTATCTGGCGATCTTCGAGCTTCTCAACATCGTGATCGTCATGAGCGGCGTTGAAAGCGGCATCGAGCGCTTCAACAAGTACGCCATCCCCGCCCTTGCCATCATCCTCGCCGGGCTGGCCGTTTACGTCTACACTTTCCCAGGCGCCGAGAAGGGCCTGGATTTCATGTTCAAGCCGAACTTCGCGGTATTCTCCGATCCTGAGATCGGCTTTTTCAAGGTCCTGAAAACAGCGGCGGGGCAGATGTTCTTCTCGCTGTCGCTTGGCATGGGAGTCATGATCACCTACGGTTCCTACCTGTCGAAGGAGCAGGATCTCTCCCGGGAGATGTACATCATCCCGCTGGCCGACACCATCATCGCGGTCCTGGCCGGCATGGTCGTTATGCCGGCGTGCTTTGCCTTCGGCCTTGCCCCTGCCGGCGGCCCCTCGCTGCTCTTCGTGTCTCTGCACGAGGTCTTCGTGACCGGTATGGGCGGCTTCAGCGGTTCCTTTGTGGGATTCCTCTTTTATTTCCTGGTGTTCCTGGCCGCCATCTCCTCCTCGATGTCCTTGCTTGAGGTCTGCGTGGCCTGCTTGCTTGACCGTCAGATCCGCAAGGGGAAGGCTCCCACGCGTGCCGCAACGACCATTGTCCTCGCGTTGGTGCTCTTCGTCGTGAGCCTTCCCGTCGCGCTGGACGGACTGGGCAGCAACGTAGCCGGCGGCGCGGCGATGAACAGCCCTGGCGTGATGATGGGACTCAAGAAGATCCCGGTGGCCTTCGACTGCTGGCTTGACTTCTACGACATGCTCTCCGAAGGCGTGATGATGCCTCTCGGCTCTCTGCTCATGAGCGTCATGTTCGGCTGGGTTCTGGGCACGAAGGTCATCGCCGACGAAGTGGCTCTTACGCCGGGGAAGAAGCTCCGCTTTGAGTGGTTGGTGGATCTCTGCTTCAAGTTCATCGTGCCCGTCATCCTCGTCGTGGTGCTTCTGGCTCAGCTGCAGGACTTCGGGCTCATCTAG
- a CDS encoding DUF4491 family protein: MELNLTGPVLGVASLFIMGVYYPVVIWGEYWFSERIWPLFLLAGAALIGTSLFLSGTACYLTAFTGAVNLWAIAEIKEQTRRVRDGKYPRNPRRRYDRY; this comes from the coding sequence ATGGAACTGAACTTGACCGGCCCGGTGCTGGGCGTCGCTTCGCTGTTCATCATGGGAGTCTATTATCCCGTGGTGATTTGGGGCGAATACTGGTTTTCCGAGCGCATCTGGCCGCTGTTTCTGCTCGCCGGCGCGGCGCTGATCGGGACCTCGCTGTTTCTCAGCGGCACGGCCTGTTATCTGACCGCTTTTACGGGCGCGGTCAACCTCTGGGCCATCGCCGAGATCAAGGAACAGACGCGGCGCGTCCGCGACGGCAAATATCCGCGCAATCCTCGCCGCCGCTATGACCGATACTGA